CCGTTCTTCCGGAAGCTCCCCGGTGATGGCCGGATCAACGCCGAATGCGGGCCGGTCGCTCCCCGGCGACCAGCCCGCATTCAGCATAACCATCCGATGCCACCTGTTTTCCGCGACCACCGGTAACGGCCCTCGGTTCGAGATCAGGCGCCCAGGGGGGCCCTGGGCAGCTGCTCGACGTTCGGGCCGATCTCAGCGCGCGGCGCGCGCCTGACCCGCCAGCACCGCGTCCGGGGTGCATCGGGCGCACGCGGTGAAGCCCAGTTCCCTGGCTTCACGCACCGGCAAGCCCTGCACTTCCAGGTCGCCGAGCCACTGACAGCTCGACAGGTGGTAGCGGGGGCGTTCGTCGACCACCACGACCTCGTCGTCGGATTCGGACACCAGCAGCGCGTCCGCCGCGTCGGTGTCCTCCTCGTCCGGCTCGTCGTGCTCGGCGGTGTCGTCGTCGGCCTGCGCCGTCGAGTCCTGCCCCGCCTCGCTCTCGGTCGCGGGCTCCGGCGACGACGAGCTCGCTTCCCGTCGCCGCCGAATCCGCTGCACCACGAGCAACGCCGCGGCCAGCACGCTGAGCAGCACCGACAACCACGCCCATTCGGGCTGGTCGATCAGCACCGACGTCACCAGCACGCCACCGGCCGCCAGGACCAGGATCAGCACTACCAACAACACGCCGAAATCTCCTTCACCGCACCGTTCGGGGACCCCCTTGTCCCCTCCGCAGCCCGCCACCCGCGGCACCCCTGCCGCAGGGCGGTTCGAGGCCGGCGGATCCGGTCACCGACCGCTAGCCGGCTTCGGCGGCACGTGCTCCGAAGCTGTAGGTGTTCTGCTGGCTCGCCGAACGGCTGCCGCTCTCGGCGGGTGCCGCCGATCCGCGGTCCTGCAGCTCACGCAGCTGCGACTCCAGGTAGGTCTGCAACCTGGTGCGGTACTCGCGCTCGAACGTGCGCAAGGTGTCGATCTTCTTCTCCAGCGCGTTCTTCTCCTGAGTGATGTTGCCCATCACCTCGGCGTGCTTGCGCTGCGCGTCGCGTTCCAGACCGGCGGCCTTCTCCCGGGCCTGCCGCTCCAGCGTCTCGGCCCGGGTCCGGGCGTCGTTGAGCATCGTCTCGGCCCGGGTGCGGGCCTCGTTGACCATGCTGTCGGACTTCGACCGGGCGTCCGAGAGCAACTGCTCGGACTTGGTGCGGGCCTCGGAGAGCATGCCGTCGGCCTCGGCCTTGGCTTCGCCGGTGAGCCGGTCGGCCATCTCCTGGGCGAGCCCCAGGACCTTGGCCGCCTGCACGTGGTGATCACCCCCCGGCGAGGTCTGCTCGGCCGCGGTGGGGGCCGGGACCGGCGCGAGCCGGCGCGGTTCCTCCACCGGAGCGGGGGCGGCGGGAACCGCGGACGCCTGACTGCGGGCGTCGTCGAGGTCGACCTGCGCGGTCTGCAGCTGGTTCTCCAGCTGCTCCATCTGGCTGCGCAGATCGTTGTTCTCCTCCACCAACCGAGCGAGCTCGGCTTCAACCAGGTCGAGGAACGCGTCCACCTCGTCCTCGTTGTAACCGCGCTTCCCAATCGGCGGTTTACTGAACGCGACGTTATGCACGTCGGCGGGGGTCAGGCCCACAAGATCACCTCACGCACTCTTCGGCTGCGGGTCACCCGGGTTCCCCGTTACCCGGACTGCGCCCATAGTTTCAACAGCAGCTGCATCAGTATGAACACAACCAGCAGCAGCACCATAATGGATAGGTCCAGCCCTACACCGCCGATCCGGACCGTCGGGATCACCCGACGCAGCAGCCGGATCGGCGGGTCGGTCACTGTGTAGATGCTCTCCAACGCGATTGCAACCCCTCCAGCGGGGCGCCAGTCGCGGGCGAACACCCGGACGAGCTCGATCACGATACGGGCCGTGAGCAGCAGCCAGAAGAAGAAGACCGCGTAATAAAGGACGATCAGCGCGAGTTCCACAGCTCAACTCTGCCACCGGTCAGCCGTAGTTGAAAAAGGCACCCTCGGCCAAGCGGCGCTTGTCCTCGGCTGCGACGTCCACGTTGGGCGGTGAGAGCAAGAACACCCGGTTGGTCACCTTCTCGATCGAACCGCGCATCGCGAAGGCCAGACCTGCGGCGAAGTCGACCAGACGCTTCGCGTCCGCTTCGTCCATCTCCGTCAGGTTCATGATCACCGGAGTGCCGTCCCGGTACTGCTCCCCGATCGTGCGGGCCTCGCTGTAGCTGCGAGGATGCAGAGTTGTGATCTTGCTCAAGTTGAAGTGGCTGCCGGTGTCGGTGACCGCGCGCAGCCGGGAGACGGACTCCCGCTCGGCGGCGGTCCGCGCCGCGGTCTCCGGCGACCACTGCCTGCGCGGCGGTTTGACCTCGCGGTACTCCTCGCCGCGGTGGCCGGTGTCCCGGCGCGGCGCGTCCCGGCTGCCGTGGTCGTCGAAGCCCTCGTCGGCCTCGGCCTCGTCCTGGTAGCCACCGCGCACCCCGACACGCCGACGTCCACCGACGCGGTCCGCGGGCGAGTCGTACTCGTCGGCGTCCCCGTAGCGGTCGATGTCGTCGTCGAACTCGTCGACTTCGTCGGCAGGCACCATGCCGAAGTAGGCCTTCAGCTTGTGCATCGTGCTCATCGGCGTGCCCTTCTTCCGCGACTCCTTCGAGCCGAGCGCGGTTCGACCGGCTTTCGACCCTCCGCCCAGGCTACGGCGAGATTAGCCGTCGCCCTCCCAGCAGCGCCGTTCCGACACGCACCCGAGTGGAGCCGTGCGCCACAGCACTCTCCAGATCACCGCTCATTCCCGCTGAGATCTCCCCAGCCTCGGGGAAGTCACGACGCAGCTGCGTAGCGATCAAGGAAAGTGTGTTGAACGCCACGCCCGACTGGGTGGACTGCGGCGCCACTGCCATCACTCCGCGCAACCGGAGTTCACTCGTCGTCGTGATGGCCTCCGCGAGCGGCAGCACCTCGCCCGGCGCGCAGCCGCCCCGGCCCGCAGCCTCGTCCAGGTTCACCTGAACGAGAACTTCGAGCGGGCGTGTCCGCTCCCCCGCTTCGAGGGCGTTGCGGACGGCTCCGGACAGCGCTTCCACCAGCCGCGGGCTGTCCACCGACTCCACGACGTCGGCCCAGCGGGCCACCGACCGCGCCTTGTTCCGCTGCAGCTGCCCGACCATGTGCCAGCGAGCTCCCGCGTCCGGGCGCAGCTCGTCGAACTCGGCGACCTTCGGCCGCGCCTCCTGCTCGCGGTTCTCCGCGAACGAGGTGAGCCCCAGATCGGCCAGCAGCGCCACGTCCCGCGCAGGGAAGGTCTTGGTGACCGCCAGCAACTCGACGTCCTCCGCCGGCCGCCCGGCGGCCGCACAGGCCGCGTCGAGGCGCTGGCGCACCTCGCTCAGCGACTCGGCCAGTTCCGCGCGGCGGCGGTCGTCCTCGCTCACGACTCCTCCTCCGGCTCCGCCCACACCACTGCCGCGAACCTGCCCGTGCGGGGCCCGTCGCGGCGGTGGCTGAACAGCTCGCGGGTCTCCATGGTGCAGCGCGGATCAACCCCGATCTTCGCGATGCCCGCACCTGCCAGCTGCTCCCAGAGCCCGGCGCGCAGGTCCAGCCCCGGAGTGCCTTTGCGGGTGCGGCAAGCGCTGCCCGGCAGGTACTCCTCGACGTCGTCGCGCATCGCGGCGGGGACCTCGTAGCACCGGCCGCACGCGGCGGGCCCGAGCAGCGCCTCGATGTCGTCGAGCCGGGCGCCCGCTTCCCGCATGGTCTTCAGCGCTTCCACGAGCACGCCCACCCGCGCGCCGACGCGTCCCGCGTGCACCGCGGCCACGACCCCGGTCACCGGATCGCCCAGCAGCACAGGCACGCAGTCCGCGGTCAGCGCCGCCAGCGCGAGCCGGGGCCGGGCGGTCACCAGCGCGTCGGTGGCCTCCACCGGCTCCGGCTGCGGCCCGTCGACGAGCGCGGCGCTCTTGCCGTGGATCTGCTCCATCCAGACGAGCCGGTCCGGTCCCAGGCCGATCCCGTCGGCGAGCTTGCGCTCGTTGGCGGCCAGCGCGGCGGGATCGTCACCGACCCGGCCGCCGAGGTTGAACGAGTCGAACGGCGGTGCCGAGCTGCCGCCTTCCCGCGTGGTGATCACGCGCCGGATCCGCACTCTGTCACTCCCGATCTCGAGGGTTCGTCGCCGACTGGCGAAGTGCCGCCGTGCGGCGTGCTCCGCGCCGGAGCCGCGCACATGAATGGGCACCGGGACGATGTCGTCCCGGTGCCCATTCTCGCCTACGCGTGCGGGCGATCAGCGCCGCATGAACGGAGGAATGTCCACGTCGTCGTCGTTGTCGTCGGCGACCGGCATCGGGCGGGACGGCAGCTGGCCGCTCATGCCCTGGGTGCCGGTGTGCGACGGGTAGCCGCCGCTGGACCGGGTCGGCACCGACACGCCGGGCGTGCCGCCTTCGCCGTAGCCCTGGCGCGGCTCGTAGCTCTGCTGCTGGCCGTACTGCTCCCGCGGCTCGGGCTGCGGGGCCGGTGCGGGCGGCGGAGCCTGTTCCGCGGCGGGCTGGGCCGGCTGCGGAGCGGGTGCCGGGGGCGGTTCCGGAGCGGGTTCGCTGGTGCTGTCGACGACCTGGCCTTCGGTGACCTGCCCGGCTTCGCCACCGGCGACGGTGTCGCGCCCGCCGACCTTGGTCGGCTCGAGCTTCTTGTGCGTGGGGGCGCCCGCGTCGAACCCGGCGGCGATCACGGTGACCCGCACTTCGTCGCCGAGCGAGTCGTCGATCACCGTACCGAAGATGATGTTGGCTTCGGGGTGCGCGGATTCCTGCACCAGCGAGGCCGATTCGTTGATCTCGAACAGGCCGAGGTCGG
This window of the Saccharopolyspora gloriosae genome carries:
- a CDS encoding DivIVA-like cell division protein Wag31, which codes for MGLTPADVHNVAFSKPPIGKRGYNEDEVDAFLDLVEAELARLVEENNDLRSQMEQLENQLQTAQVDLDDARSQASAVPAAPAPVEEPRRLAPVPAPTAAEQTSPGGDHHVQAAKVLGLAQEMADRLTGEAKAEADGMLSEARTKSEQLLSDARSKSDSMVNEARTRAETMLNDARTRAETLERQAREKAAGLERDAQRKHAEVMGNITQEKNALEKKIDTLRTFEREYRTRLQTYLESQLRELQDRGSAAPAESGSRSASQQNTYSFGARAAEAG
- a CDS encoding YggT family protein, producing the protein MELALIVLYYAVFFFWLLLTARIVIELVRVFARDWRPAGGVAIALESIYTVTDPPIRLLRRVIPTVRIGGVGLDLSIMVLLLVVFILMQLLLKLWAQSG
- a CDS encoding cell division protein SepF; amino-acid sequence: MSTMHKLKAYFGMVPADEVDEFDDDIDRYGDADEYDSPADRVGGRRRVGVRGGYQDEAEADEGFDDHGSRDAPRRDTGHRGEEYREVKPPRRQWSPETAARTAAERESVSRLRAVTDTGSHFNLSKITTLHPRSYSEARTIGEQYRDGTPVIMNLTEMDEADAKRLVDFAAGLAFAMRGSIEKVTNRVFLLSPPNVDVAAEDKRRLAEGAFFNYG
- a CDS encoding YggS family pyridoxal phosphate-dependent enzyme, with the protein product MSEDDRRRAELAESLSEVRQRLDAACAAAGRPAEDVELLAVTKTFPARDVALLADLGLTSFAENREQEARPKVAEFDELRPDAGARWHMVGQLQRNKARSVARWADVVESVDSPRLVEALSGAVRNALEAGERTRPLEVLVQVNLDEAAGRGGCAPGEVLPLAEAITTTSELRLRGVMAVAPQSTQSGVAFNTLSLIATQLRRDFPEAGEISAGMSGDLESAVAHGSTRVRVGTALLGGRRLISP
- the pgeF gene encoding peptidoglycan editing factor PgeF, with the protein product MRIRRVITTREGGSSAPPFDSFNLGGRVGDDPAALAANERKLADGIGLGPDRLVWMEQIHGKSAALVDGPQPEPVEATDALVTARPRLALAALTADCVPVLLGDPVTGVVAAVHAGRVGARVGVLVEALKTMREAGARLDDIEALLGPAACGRCYEVPAAMRDDVEEYLPGSACRTRKGTPGLDLRAGLWEQLAGAGIAKIGVDPRCTMETRELFSHRRDGPRTGRFAAVVWAEPEEES